Proteins from a genomic interval of Bradyrhizobium sp. CCGB01:
- a CDS encoding ABC transporter substrate-binding protein — translation MRSSTIFAAIIALTASTPVLADDVKVGIGISGWTGFAPLTLAKEAGIFKKNGLDVTIKKIPQKDRHLAIASGDVQCAATTVETWISWNANGVATKQIFQLDKSFGADGMAVRNDLAAIKDLKGKTVAASAPGTSPYFALAWMLKKNGLSVKDVTVVNLEPAAAAQAFVSGQNDAAMTYEPYLSTVRAAPDKGKIIATTLDYPMVMDTFGCTPKFLTENPKAAKALADSYFEALDMIAKDQAKAYEIMGADVKQTGEQFGNSAKYLRWQDKAANQKFFAGDFLTFNKEAAELLLEIGIIKAAPKVEDLFDASYIK, via the coding sequence ATGCGTAGTTCGACAATTTTTGCGGCAATCATTGCGCTTACGGCCTCCACTCCGGTGCTCGCCGACGACGTTAAGGTCGGCATCGGCATCTCCGGATGGACCGGCTTCGCGCCGCTGACGCTGGCGAAGGAGGCGGGCATCTTCAAGAAGAACGGCCTCGACGTCACCATCAAGAAGATTCCGCAGAAGGACCGCCACCTCGCGATCGCCTCCGGCGACGTCCAGTGCGCCGCAACGACGGTCGAGACCTGGATCTCCTGGAACGCCAACGGCGTTGCGACCAAGCAGATCTTCCAGCTCGACAAGAGCTTTGGCGCCGACGGCATGGCGGTACGCAACGATCTCGCCGCGATCAAGGATCTGAAGGGCAAGACCGTCGCGGCTTCCGCGCCCGGCACCTCGCCCTATTTCGCGCTGGCGTGGATGCTCAAGAAGAACGGTCTGTCGGTGAAGGACGTCACCGTCGTCAACCTCGAGCCCGCCGCGGCTGCGCAGGCTTTCGTTTCCGGCCAGAACGATGCCGCGATGACCTATGAGCCGTATCTTTCGACGGTTCGTGCCGCACCCGACAAGGGCAAGATCATCGCAACCACGCTCGACTATCCCATGGTCATGGACACCTTCGGCTGCACACCGAAGTTCCTCACCGAGAACCCGAAGGCCGCCAAGGCGCTCGCCGACAGCTATTTCGAGGCGCTCGACATGATCGCCAAGGACCAGGCCAAGGCCTACGAGATCATGGGCGCCGACGTGAAGCAGACCGGCGAGCAGTTCGGCAACTCGGCGAAGTATCTGCGCTGGCAGGACAAGGCCGCGAACCAGAAGTTCTTTGCCGGCGATTTCCTGACCTTCAACAAGGAGGCCGCCGAGCTCCTGCTCGAGATCGGCATCATCAAGGCCGCGCCGAAGGTCGAGGACCTCTTCGACGCCAGCTACATCAAGTAA
- a CDS encoding Zn-dependent hydrolase has protein sequence MPDTKPHADGKRVLADLNALRAIGAYKTGVHKPTFSEPHRLSLDWLVQKLPEAGLSATIDGIGNVFGTSAKPGPKLLAGSHLESQNYAGWLDGPLGVVYALEAARVLNADPALKGAVEVAAWCDEEGHFGSFLGSRSYVGQVTEAEIDAARDRTSGRTMRDALGDMGLAGRTRVAVEPRRHVGYLEAHIEQGDTLESGRLAVGVVTSIVGIWQYRINFTGEQNHAGTTRMAVRKDAGLALAKFCVAIDERFPDACGPRTVWTTGRITLDPGAPSIIPGGAEMLFQIRDDNPAVIARLEQLLRTMADEASAKGPCTVNVEKIRTGAPAMMNAGIQDAIDAASKALAEGRSIRMPSGAGHDAQMLATVMPAGMLFVPSIGGISHHWTENTADADIVTGAQVFVDACRRILGG, from the coding sequence ATGCCTGACACCAAGCCGCACGCTGACGGGAAACGCGTTCTCGCCGATCTCAACGCGCTCCGCGCCATCGGCGCCTACAAGACCGGCGTACATAAGCCGACCTTCTCCGAGCCGCACAGGCTTTCGCTGGACTGGCTGGTGCAAAAGCTGCCCGAGGCCGGCCTTTCGGCCACGATTGACGGCATCGGCAACGTGTTCGGCACCAGCGCGAAGCCTGGACCGAAGCTCTTGGCGGGCTCGCATCTGGAAAGCCAGAACTACGCCGGCTGGCTCGATGGCCCGCTCGGTGTCGTCTATGCGCTCGAAGCAGCCCGCGTGCTCAATGCCGATCCCGCGCTCAAGGGCGCGGTCGAGGTCGCCGCATGGTGTGATGAGGAAGGTCATTTCGGAAGCTTCCTCGGCTCGCGCTCCTATGTCGGGCAGGTGACCGAGGCCGAAATCGATGCCGCGCGCGACCGCACCAGCGGACGTACGATGCGGGACGCACTCGGCGACATGGGGCTCGCGGGGCGCACGCGCGTCGCCGTCGAGCCGCGACGGCACGTCGGATATCTGGAAGCGCATATCGAGCAGGGCGACACGCTAGAGAGCGGCCGCCTTGCGGTCGGCGTCGTGACCTCCATCGTCGGCATCTGGCAGTACCGCATCAATTTCACCGGCGAGCAGAATCACGCCGGCACCACGCGCATGGCGGTGCGCAAGGATGCAGGGCTCGCGCTGGCCAAATTCTGCGTGGCGATCGACGAGCGCTTTCCGGACGCGTGCGGTCCACGCACGGTCTGGACCACCGGCCGCATCACCCTCGATCCCGGCGCACCGAGCATCATTCCCGGCGGCGCCGAAATGCTGTTCCAGATCCGCGACGACAATCCTGCCGTCATCGCGCGGCTGGAGCAACTGCTGCGGACCATGGCGGACGAGGCCAGCGCGAAGGGCCCGTGCACCGTCAACGTGGAGAAGATCCGCACCGGCGCACCCGCCATGATGAACGCGGGCATTCAGGACGCCATCGACGCCGCCAGCAAGGCCCTTGCCGAAGGACGGTCCATCCGCATGCCGAGCGGCGCCGGCCACGACGCGCAGATGCTCGCGACCGTCATGCCCGCGGGTATGCTGTTCGTACCGTCGATCGGCGGGATCAGTCATCACTGGACCGAGAACACCGCCGATGCCGACATCGTGACGGGCGCGCAGGTGTTCGTCGATGCCTGCCGGCGAATCCTCGGTGGTTAG
- the hutC gene encoding histidine utilization repressor: MSLATDTPDQPTLYKRIRADIEKRILTGEWPPGHRIPFEHELVARYGCSRMTVNKALSELAQADLIERRRRAGSFVRRPQHLSAVLKIADIRAEITALGRGYGYELIGRKLRAATAADRERLGVKKAGKVVAITCRHSADKVPFAVEDRLIDLASVPDAATADFSREPPGSWLLHHVPWTEAEHTISAIVADDRTAEALDIAVGAPCLVIDRYTWRSARTITAVRLLYPGDSHRLVARFKGG; this comes from the coding sequence ATGAGTCTCGCCACTGATACACCGGATCAGCCGACCCTCTACAAGCGCATCCGCGCCGACATCGAGAAGCGCATCCTGACCGGCGAATGGCCGCCCGGGCATCGCATCCCGTTCGAGCACGAACTGGTCGCGCGTTACGGCTGCTCGCGCATGACCGTGAACAAGGCGCTCTCGGAGCTGGCGCAGGCCGACCTGATCGAGCGGCGGCGGCGCGCCGGCTCCTTCGTACGCCGGCCACAGCATCTGTCGGCCGTGCTGAAGATCGCAGACATTCGCGCCGAGATCACCGCGCTTGGCCGCGGCTATGGCTACGAGCTGATCGGTCGCAAGCTGCGCGCGGCGACCGCGGCCGACCGCGAGCGTCTCGGCGTCAAGAAGGCCGGCAAGGTGGTCGCGATCACCTGCCGCCACAGCGCCGACAAGGTGCCGTTTGCCGTCGAGGACAGGCTGATCGATCTTGCGTCCGTGCCGGATGCGGCGACCGCGGATTTCTCGCGGGAGCCGCCCGGCTCGTGGCTGCTTCATCATGTCCCATGGACAGAGGCCGAGCATACGATCAGCGCCATTGTTGCGGACGATCGCACGGCGGAAGCGCTCGACATCGCCGTCGGCGCGCCCTGCCTCGTGATCGACCGCTATACCTGGCGCAGTGCGCGCACGATCACCGCCGTGCGCCTGCTCTATCCCGGTGACTCTCACCGCCTTGTCGCCCGATTCAAAGGAGGCTGA
- a CDS encoding MFS transporter codes for MHSADRPATRLATRLAFLVAGFGIACWAPLVPFAKTRLGVDDGVLGLLLLSLGIGSVVAMLLTGIMSARYGSKPIIIAGGLGLSLVLPLLAIASSPAMLALALFAFGAALGSIDVAMNIHAVEVERDAGRPLMSGFHALFSIGGFAGSALMTALLSLQLGALPCTLICSVLMLVAMLAAWPRLLRSVQVQDGPLFVLPHGSVLLLALLGAITFLVEGAMLDWGALLVIGAGLVSEAQGGIGYIVFSIAMTMGRLGGDAIVARIGDRTTLFWGSLIAVAGFVVLLTAPVAAVAIAGFLLIGLGASNLVPVLFRRAARQTVMPTGLAVAAITTAGYAGILIGPAGVGFVARLGGLPTAFWLLAALMCLVTLSARIVTAEGRQILRVEA; via the coding sequence ATGCATTCTGCCGACCGGCCGGCAACGCGCCTCGCGACGCGGCTCGCCTTCCTCGTCGCGGGCTTCGGCATCGCGTGCTGGGCGCCGCTGGTGCCGTTCGCAAAGACCCGGCTCGGCGTCGATGACGGCGTTCTTGGATTGCTCCTGCTCAGCCTCGGCATCGGCTCGGTCGTCGCGATGCTTCTGACCGGGATCATGAGCGCGCGCTACGGCAGCAAGCCGATCATCATTGCGGGCGGGCTCGGCCTTTCGCTGGTGCTGCCCCTGCTGGCGATCGCGAGCTCGCCTGCAATGCTGGCGCTGGCACTGTTCGCCTTCGGCGCCGCGCTCGGCTCCATCGACGTCGCCATGAACATCCATGCGGTCGAGGTGGAGCGCGATGCGGGACGTCCGCTGATGTCGGGCTTCCACGCACTGTTCAGTATTGGCGGCTTCGCCGGATCCGCGCTTATGACCGCCCTGCTCTCGCTGCAACTCGGCGCACTGCCCTGCACGCTGATCTGCTCGGTGCTGATGCTGGTCGCGATGCTGGCCGCCTGGCCGCGCCTGCTTCGTTCGGTGCAAGTGCAGGACGGACCGCTCTTCGTGCTGCCGCATGGCTCAGTGCTGCTGCTCGCGCTGCTGGGCGCGATCACCTTCCTCGTCGAAGGCGCGATGCTGGATTGGGGCGCATTGCTCGTCATCGGCGCGGGCCTCGTCTCGGAGGCGCAGGGCGGGATCGGCTATATCGTGTTCTCGATCGCGATGACGATGGGGCGGCTCGGCGGCGACGCCATCGTTGCACGCATCGGGGATCGTACGACATTGTTCTGGGGAAGCCTCATCGCCGTCGCGGGCTTCGTGGTTCTGCTCACGGCTCCCGTTGCGGCGGTCGCCATCGCCGGTTTCCTGCTCATCGGCCTCGGCGCCTCGAACCTCGTGCCGGTGCTGTTCCGCCGGGCGGCCAGGCAGACCGTGATGCCCACTGGGCTCGCCGTCGCGGCGATCACGACCGCGGGCTACGCCGGCATCCTCATCGGCCCCGCCGGCGTCGGCTTCGTCGCACGTCTTGGCGGATTGCCGACGGCGTTCTGGCTGCTGGCCGCGCTGATGTGTCTCGTCACGCTGTCGGCGCGCATCGTCACGGCGGAGGGACGCCAGATATTGCGTGTCGAGGCCTGA
- the bamA gene encoding outer membrane protein assembly factor BamA has protein sequence MSFLRTWLIVVAMSGVSIASSLALLPQPAAAQTAEVIVVEGNRRVEAETVRSYFRPGSGGRLDQPAIDEGLKALIATGLFQDVKISHNGGRILVSVVENAVIGRIAFEGNKKIKDEQLSAEIQSKPRGTFSRALVQSDTLRIAEIYRRSGRYDVRVTPEIIEQPSNRVDLIFTVEEGAKTGVKSVEFIGNGAFSASRLRDVIKTHESNLLSFLGNNDIYDPDRVESDRDLIRRFYLKNGFADVQVVAALTEYDPDKKGFLVTFKIEEGQQYRVGAVDFRSSIANFDAASLRGFSRVNAGSLYNVEAVEKSVEEMQVEASRRGYAFAVVRPGGDRNFEAHTVSVVFNVDEGPRTYIERINLRGNTRTRDYVIRREFDLSEGDAYNRALVDRAERRLKNLDYFKSVKIVTEPGSSSDRVILIVDMEEKSTGDFSISGGYSTTDGALAEVSISERNLLGKGLFAKASVSYGQYARGISLSFVEPYLLDYRMALGFDTYWRQQLSNSYTSYGVTTLGFSPRIGLALREDLSLQLRYSLYQQSITLASAYNNCNNNASNTSLAFNPTPAYIQNVLGGVDPTNSTSSGVYGYGCYGDGESSLPVRKELANGASWTSALGYTLNYNTLDNTKNPTDGLLVDFRQDFAGVGGDVTYLKTALDTKYYTPLVSEIVSVIHLQGGLLSKLGNQDLRMLDHFQMGPNLVRGFASNGIGPRDITYWSLGASGDALGGTKYWGASMELQMPFWFLPKEVGLKGAIYADAGSLWGYQGPTSWTATGEVNTKACPTCGLQYDDGNTVRSSVGVGLIWASPFGPLRFDYAVPITKGKYDIVQEFRFGGGTSF, from the coding sequence ATGTCGTTTTTGCGGACCTGGCTGATCGTCGTGGCGATGAGCGGCGTATCGATTGCAAGCTCGCTTGCCCTGTTGCCGCAACCGGCGGCCGCGCAAACGGCAGAGGTCATCGTCGTCGAAGGCAACCGCCGCGTCGAGGCCGAGACGGTCCGCTCCTACTTCCGGCCCGGCTCCGGTGGGCGCCTCGACCAACCGGCGATCGACGAGGGGCTCAAGGCCCTGATCGCGACGGGCCTGTTTCAAGACGTGAAGATCAGCCACAACGGCGGCCGCATCCTGGTGTCGGTGGTGGAAAACGCCGTGATCGGGCGCATCGCCTTCGAGGGCAACAAGAAGATCAAGGACGAGCAACTCTCGGCCGAAATCCAGTCCAAGCCGCGCGGCACCTTCTCACGGGCACTGGTCCAGTCGGACACGCTGCGCATCGCCGAAATTTATCGGCGCTCCGGCCGCTACGACGTGCGCGTCACGCCCGAAATCATCGAACAGCCGAGCAACCGCGTCGATCTCATCTTCACGGTCGAGGAAGGCGCCAAGACCGGCGTCAAGTCGGTCGAGTTCATCGGCAATGGCGCCTTCTCGGCCTCACGCCTGCGCGACGTGATCAAGACGCACGAGAGCAATTTGCTCAGCTTCCTCGGCAACAACGACATCTATGATCCCGATCGCGTCGAATCCGACCGCGACCTGATCCGCCGCTTCTATCTCAAGAATGGCTTTGCCGACGTCCAGGTCGTGGCCGCGCTCACCGAATACGATCCGGACAAGAAGGGCTTTCTGGTCACCTTCAAGATCGAGGAGGGGCAGCAATACCGCGTCGGCGCGGTCGACTTTCGCTCCAGCATTGCCAATTTCGACGCGGCCTCGCTGCGCGGCTTCTCGCGCGTCAATGCCGGCTCGCTCTACAACGTCGAAGCGGTCGAGAAATCGGTCGAGGAGATGCAGGTCGAGGCGTCGCGTCGCGGCTATGCCTTCGCCGTTGTCCGGCCGGGCGGCGACCGCAATTTCGAAGCGCATACGGTGTCTGTCGTGTTCAACGTCGACGAGGGCCCGCGCACCTATATCGAGCGCATCAACCTTCGCGGCAACACGCGCACGCGCGACTACGTGATCCGGCGTGAATTCGACCTGTCCGAGGGCGATGCGTACAACCGGGCGCTGGTCGACCGCGCCGAGCGGCGCTTGAAGAACCTCGACTATTTCAAGAGCGTCAAGATCGTCACCGAGCCCGGCTCGTCGAGCGATCGCGTGATCCTGATCGTCGACATGGAAGAGAAATCGACCGGCGACTTCTCGATCTCGGGCGGTTACTCCACGACCGACGGCGCGCTTGCCGAAGTCTCGATCTCCGAGCGCAATCTGCTCGGCAAAGGGCTCTTCGCCAAGGCGTCGGTCAGCTACGGCCAGTATGCGCGCGGCATCTCGCTGTCGTTCGTCGAGCCCTATCTGCTCGACTACCGGATGGCGCTCGGATTCGACACCTACTGGCGCCAGCAATTGTCGAACAGCTATACGAGCTACGGCGTGACGACGCTGGGCTTCTCGCCGCGCATCGGGCTCGCATTGCGCGAGGATCTCTCGCTCCAGCTCCGCTATTCGCTCTATCAGCAGAGCATCACGCTCGCCAGCGCCTACAACAATTGCAACAACAACGCGTCGAACACCTCGCTCGCCTTCAATCCGACGCCGGCCTACATCCAGAACGTGCTGGGCGGTGTGGACCCGACCAATTCCACGAGCTCGGGCGTCTATGGCTATGGCTGCTACGGCGACGGCGAGTCGAGCCTGCCGGTTCGCAAGGAACTGGCGAACGGCGCGAGCTGGACCTCGGCGCTCGGCTACACGCTGAACTACAACACGCTCGACAACACCAAGAATCCGACGGACGGGTTGCTGGTCGACTTCCGCCAGGATTTCGCCGGTGTCGGTGGCGATGTCACCTATCTGAAGACCGCGCTGGACACCAAATACTACACGCCGCTCGTCTCCGAGATCGTCAGCGTGATCCACCTCCAGGGCGGTCTGCTCAGCAAGCTCGGCAACCAGGATCTGCGCATGCTGGATCACTTCCAGATGGGCCCGAACCTCGTGCGCGGCTTTGCCTCCAACGGAATCGGTCCGCGCGACATCACGTATTGGAGCCTGGGCGCGAGCGGCGATGCGCTCGGCGGCACGAAATATTGGGGCGCGTCGATGGAATTGCAGATGCCGTTCTGGTTCCTGCCCAAGGAGGTCGGGCTGAAGGGCGCGATCTACGCCGATGCCGGCTCGCTCTGGGGGTACCAGGGGCCGACGTCGTGGACGGCCACCGGTGAGGTCAACACCAAGGCCTGCCCGACCTGCGGACTGCAATATGACGACGGCAACACGGTGCGCTCGTCGGTCGGCGTCGGCCTGATCTGGGCATCGCCGTTCGGCCCGCTGCGCTTCGACTATGCCGTGCCGATCACGAAGGGCAAGTACGACATCGTGCAGGAGTTCAGGTTCGGCGGCGGGACGTCGTTCTAA
- a CDS encoding ABC transporter permease — MRPLDPVTSKQRVAYGLAFFVVFVALWSWATFGGYVSKTFLANPLTMVQEGYDLLVKQGFVFDIGMTIWRVVGGFALAAIIAVPLGVLMGAYKPVEAFLEPFVSFARYLPASAFIPLLILWAGIGELQKLLVIFIGSVFQVILMVAVTVGATRRDLVEAAYTLGASDRGIIRRVLLPSSAPEIAEILRLVLGWAWTYVIVAELIGSSSGIGHMITDSQALLNTGQIIFGIIVIGLIGLLSDFMFKAFNAWLFPWRLA, encoded by the coding sequence ATGCGTCCCCTAGATCCCGTGACATCGAAGCAGCGCGTGGCTTATGGCCTTGCGTTCTTCGTGGTGTTCGTTGCCCTCTGGTCGTGGGCGACGTTTGGCGGCTATGTGTCCAAAACCTTCCTCGCCAACCCGCTGACCATGGTGCAGGAAGGCTATGACCTCCTCGTCAAGCAAGGCTTCGTGTTCGATATCGGCATGACGATCTGGCGCGTCGTTGGCGGCTTTGCGCTCGCCGCGATCATCGCGGTGCCGCTCGGCGTTCTCATGGGCGCCTACAAGCCGGTCGAAGCCTTCCTCGAACCGTTCGTATCCTTTGCGCGCTATCTGCCCGCTTCCGCCTTCATTCCGCTGCTGATCCTGTGGGCCGGCATCGGCGAATTGCAGAAGCTGCTCGTCATCTTCATCGGGTCGGTATTCCAGGTCATCCTGATGGTCGCCGTGACCGTCGGCGCGACCCGGCGGGACCTGGTCGAAGCAGCCTATACGCTGGGGGCCAGCGACCGCGGCATCATCCGCCGCGTGCTGCTGCCTTCCTCCGCGCCCGAGATCGCGGAGATCCTGCGGCTGGTGCTCGGCTGGGCCTGGACCTACGTCATCGTCGCCGAGCTGATCGGCTCGTCCTCGGGCATCGGCCACATGATCACCGACAGCCAGGCGCTGCTCAACACCGGCCAGATCATCTTCGGCATCATCGTGATCGGGCTGATCGGCCTCCTCTCGGACTTCATGTTCAAGGCGTTCAACGCCTGGCTGTTTCCGTGGAGGCTCGCATGA
- a CDS encoding nuclear transport factor 2 family protein, whose translation MKRRSLLLALCSSAFISAPALADEVKQEAEKLAIAYTDCVAKKDAPCVAALYTKDGVQINPGGVFSDLKTVYENNFKNGTDHIEIRVGNMSVINNDLVVSNGETDIFGKDPKSGDATKVTVFWGAINIREGGALKIRQLTVGMKPPPAKEASAEKK comes from the coding sequence ATGAAGCGACGTTCATTGCTCTTGGCATTGTGTTCTTCCGCTTTCATCTCTGCACCGGCACTCGCCGATGAGGTCAAGCAGGAGGCCGAAAAGTTAGCCATCGCCTACACCGACTGCGTCGCCAAGAAAGACGCGCCTTGTGTCGCTGCGCTCTATACAAAGGACGGGGTCCAGATCAACCCGGGCGGTGTGTTTTCCGATCTCAAGACCGTATACGAGAACAACTTCAAGAACGGCACCGATCATATTGAGATCAGAGTCGGCAACATGTCGGTCATCAACAACGATCTGGTCGTATCCAACGGCGAGACCGACATCTTCGGCAAGGATCCTAAGAGCGGCGACGCCACCAAGGTCACGGTGTTCTGGGGCGCCATCAACATACGTGAAGGAGGCGCTTTAAAAATCCGCCAGTTGACCGTCGGCATGAAGCCGCCCCCAGCTAAGGAAGCCAGCGCCGAGAAGAAGTAA
- a CDS encoding ABC transporter ATP-binding protein: MTTLKIEQVSRTFPARHGNAPTSALEPTDLVIGNNDFVTILGPSGCGKSTLLRIVAGLDRPTSGRVTLDGREVTGPGADRGMVFQSYTLFPWLTVRENIAFGLRERGVSEAERHKIADALIRQVGLTGFENHWPKQLSGGMQQRTAIARALANDPKILLLDEPFGALDNQTRALMQEMLLGIWERDQKTVLFVTHDIEEAIFLGSRVIVMSARPGRIKAEINVDLPHPRSYKIKTTPEFVQLKERLVEEIRTEALKVAEHA; this comes from the coding sequence ATGACCACGCTGAAGATCGAGCAGGTCTCGCGAACCTTCCCCGCGCGCCACGGCAATGCGCCGACCAGCGCGCTGGAGCCGACCGATCTCGTCATCGGCAACAACGACTTCGTCACCATCCTCGGCCCCTCCGGCTGCGGCAAGTCTACGCTGCTGCGCATCGTCGCCGGCCTCGACCGTCCGACCAGCGGGCGCGTCACGCTCGACGGCCGCGAGGTCACCGGCCCGGGTGCCGATCGCGGCATGGTGTTTCAGTCCTACACGCTGTTTCCATGGCTGACCGTGCGCGAGAACATCGCGTTCGGCCTGCGCGAGCGCGGCGTGTCGGAGGCGGAGCGACACAAGATCGCCGACGCCTTGATCCGCCAGGTTGGCCTCACCGGCTTCGAGAATCACTGGCCGAAGCAACTCTCCGGCGGCATGCAGCAGCGCACCGCGATTGCTCGCGCGCTCGCCAATGATCCCAAGATCCTGCTGCTCGACGAGCCCTTCGGCGCGCTGGACAACCAGACCCGCGCCCTGATGCAGGAGATGCTGCTCGGGATCTGGGAGCGCGACCAGAAGACCGTGCTGTTCGTCACCCACGACATCGAGGAGGCGATTTTCCTTGGCAGCCGCGTCATCGTCATGAGCGCGAGACCCGGCCGCATCAAGGCCGAGATCAATGTGGACCTGCCCCATCCGCGCTCCTACAAGATCAAGACCACGCCCGAATTTGTCCAGTTGAAGGAACGGCTGGTCGAGGAGATTCGCACCGAGGCGTTGAAGGTTGCCGAACATGCCTGA